From Zavarzinella sp., one genomic window encodes:
- a CDS encoding 30S ribosomal protein S1: protein MANRNLIHQLDSQDDDGRIEAEFELAMSNWIEKDTVNYEANKIIEGTVREIRGEDVIIDIGYKSEGIVKIQEWRDEGTEELNPPKVGEVVQVLLETVEDEQGVISLSYRKAKKQKEWENILAKHKEGDRVTGKVLKKIKGGLLVNIGVNVFLPASQVDIRRPADIGEFIEQDIDCMILKIDDQRRNIVVSRRKLLEEDRNIKKREILSTLQVDQVRKGIVKNIADFGAFVDLGGIDGLLHITDMAWHRVQHPRDVVAIDQEIEVYILNIDHEKEKIALSLKHKTPSPWEKIEERYAPDSKHTGEVVNIVNYGAFVKLEPGIEGLVHISEMSWTRRINDPKEMVKIGDVIEVIVLSINREKQEISLGMKQCHPNPWDLVAEKYTPGKVVTGVVRNLTAYGAFIEIEDGIDGLLHVSDMSWVRKVTHPNEVVQKGQEITCQVLSVDQEKKRVALGLKQMANDPWEGDIPGRYQPGQLVKGKVTKLTNFGVFVELEQGLEGLLHISELSDDKIASPEDVVNVGDELEVKVLRVDSAERKIGLSRKSNDDVDPTEQSEQSEESTSSAPEPAKKASTAELRGGTGQGGLLLPIPEKES from the coding sequence ATGGCAAATCGGAACCTGATCCACCAACTGGACTCACAAGACGACGACGGACGCATCGAAGCCGAATTCGAATTGGCGATGTCCAACTGGATCGAAAAAGACACGGTTAATTACGAAGCGAACAAGATTATTGAAGGCACTGTCCGCGAGATTCGTGGTGAAGATGTCATCATTGACATCGGCTACAAATCGGAAGGGATCGTCAAAATTCAGGAATGGCGTGATGAAGGCACGGAAGAACTCAACCCACCCAAAGTGGGAGAGGTCGTCCAGGTACTGTTGGAAACCGTCGAAGACGAGCAGGGCGTGATTTCGCTCAGCTACCGTAAGGCGAAAAAACAGAAAGAATGGGAAAATATTCTCGCCAAACACAAAGAAGGCGACCGTGTTACTGGCAAAGTGCTCAAGAAGATCAAGGGTGGCTTGCTGGTCAATATCGGTGTGAACGTCTTTCTGCCTGCAAGTCAGGTGGATATTCGTCGTCCAGCGGATATCGGCGAATTTATCGAACAGGATATTGATTGCATGATCCTGAAAATCGACGATCAGCGTCGCAATATCGTGGTCAGCCGTCGCAAGTTATTGGAAGAAGACCGGAACATCAAGAAACGGGAAATCCTTTCCACACTGCAGGTTGATCAAGTCCGTAAAGGTATCGTCAAAAACATTGCCGATTTCGGTGCTTTCGTCGATCTTGGTGGCATCGATGGCTTGTTGCACATTACGGATATGGCATGGCACCGCGTGCAACACCCACGGGATGTTGTTGCGATCGATCAGGAAATCGAAGTCTACATTCTGAACATTGATCATGAAAAAGAAAAGATCGCGCTCAGTCTGAAGCACAAAACCCCCAGCCCTTGGGAAAAAATCGAAGAGCGATACGCACCAGACAGCAAGCACACTGGCGAAGTGGTCAACATCGTCAATTATGGTGCGTTCGTCAAACTGGAACCTGGTATCGAAGGCCTGGTGCACATTTCTGAAATGTCCTGGACCCGCCGGATCAACGATCCGAAGGAAATGGTCAAAATCGGTGATGTCATTGAGGTCATTGTTCTCAGCATCAATCGTGAGAAGCAGGAAATCTCTCTTGGCATGAAACAATGCCATCCCAACCCATGGGATCTGGTTGCAGAAAAATACACCCCAGGCAAGGTGGTTACTGGTGTTGTCCGCAACCTGACTGCTTATGGTGCATTTATCGAAATCGAAGACGGCATTGATGGGTTGTTGCACGTTTCGGATATGAGCTGGGTGCGTAAAGTCACTCACCCCAACGAAGTGGTGCAGAAGGGGCAGGAAATTACCTGTCAGGTCCTCAGCGTCGATCAGGAAAAGAAGCGCGTTGCTCTTGGCTTGAAACAAATGGCCAACGATCCTTGGGAAGGTGATATCCCAGGACGTTATCAGCCAGGCCAATTGGTGAAAGGCAAAGTAACCAAACTGACGAATTTCGGCGTTTTTGTGGAATTGGAGCAGGGCCTGGAAGGTTTGTTACACATTTCGGAACTGTCCGACGACAAGATCGCCAGCCCGGAAGATGTGGTGAACGTCGGTGATGAACTGGAAGTAAAAGTGCTGCGGGTCGACTCTGCCGAAAGAAAGATTGGGCTCAGCCGCAAATCCAACGACGATGTTGATCCTACTGAACAATCCGAACAATCAGAAGAATCAACTTCTTCGGCTCCTGAACCTGCGAAAAAGGCTTCTACAGCAGAACTCCGTGGTGGTACTGGTCAAGGCGGGTTACTCTTACCGATTCCAGAAAAAGAATCTTAA
- the atpA gene encoding F0F1 ATP synthase subunit alpha codes for MKFKSDEIVSVIRGEIVNFRTGQDVREVGRVLEVGDGIARVYGLSGVMAGELVEFPRTQVAGLAFNLEETSVGIIILGDYLSIQEGDEVKTTGRLLQVPVGEALIGRVVDPLGNPMDGKGPIMTTASRPIETPAPGVADRQPVKQPLQTGIKAIDAMTPIGRGQRELIIGDRRTGKTAIALDTILNQREEGVICVYVACGQMEGKIAQIVEDLRRTGALDYTIVVAASSSKSAPMQYIAPYAGCAMAEYFMYNGKDTLVVYDDLSKQAAAYRQLSLLMRRPPGREAYPGDVFYCHSRLLERSAKLAERWVIMPSETDGSKVEDDWGVNSATDPLRKRNAGEPGKVYVGPAGKEEAEHHLKSFEGHKLGRVLASGGSLTALPIIETLEGEVSAYIPTNVISITDGQIYLQPSLFYAGVRPAVDVGISVSRVGGNAQIGAMKHKTVAGGLKLALAQFRELEAFAQLGTELDKATQQQLDRGYRMVELLKQPQFKPMNVIDQIMVIYAGNTGGLDNVPRKDVAAWEDQFLRFMKEQKPEVREQLAKEKKLSDELIAKLNESIKAFQPQFQPTGK; via the coding sequence ATGAAGTTCAAGTCGGACGAGATCGTTTCAGTTATTCGGGGTGAAATCGTCAACTTTCGTACCGGCCAGGACGTTCGCGAAGTCGGCCGGGTATTGGAAGTTGGTGATGGAATCGCACGTGTCTACGGGTTATCTGGCGTCATGGCTGGTGAACTGGTAGAGTTTCCACGCACACAGGTTGCTGGCCTCGCCTTCAACTTGGAAGAAACTTCCGTTGGGATTATTATCCTTGGGGATTATCTTTCAATTCAGGAAGGCGATGAAGTCAAAACAACCGGGCGACTGCTGCAGGTGCCTGTTGGCGAAGCTCTGATTGGCCGTGTGGTAGACCCACTTGGCAATCCCATGGATGGCAAAGGTCCGATTATGACCACTGCATCCAGGCCGATTGAGACACCTGCTCCTGGGGTTGCTGATCGTCAACCTGTGAAGCAGCCTCTGCAAACCGGCATTAAAGCAATCGATGCAATGACTCCCATTGGCCGTGGCCAACGGGAATTAATCATTGGCGATCGGCGGACAGGGAAGACTGCTATTGCTTTGGACACGATTCTCAATCAGCGCGAAGAGGGCGTAATCTGCGTCTATGTTGCCTGCGGGCAGATGGAAGGTAAGATCGCCCAGATTGTTGAAGATTTGCGTCGCACGGGTGCCCTTGACTACACGATTGTTGTCGCTGCATCTTCTTCGAAATCTGCCCCCATGCAGTACATCGCACCCTATGCCGGTTGTGCGATGGCAGAATACTTTATGTACAACGGCAAGGATACCTTGGTCGTTTACGATGACTTGTCCAAACAGGCTGCTGCGTATCGCCAGTTATCGTTACTGATGCGTCGACCACCAGGCCGCGAAGCATATCCTGGTGACGTTTTTTACTGCCATAGCCGTCTACTCGAACGATCTGCCAAGTTGGCTGAACGTTGGGTAATTATGCCCAGTGAAACCGATGGTAGCAAAGTGGAAGACGATTGGGGTGTGAACTCTGCCACTGATCCATTGCGCAAACGCAATGCCGGTGAGCCTGGCAAAGTATATGTGGGTCCGGCTGGCAAAGAGGAAGCCGAGCACCACTTGAAGTCGTTCGAAGGACACAAACTCGGACGCGTTCTTGCTTCTGGTGGTTCACTCACAGCACTACCGATTATTGAAACGCTTGAAGGTGAGGTATCTGCATACATTCCCACCAACGTGATTTCGATTACCGATGGGCAGATTTATCTGCAACCGTCATTGTTCTATGCTGGTGTTCGTCCTGCAGTTGATGTTGGTATTTCTGTTTCTCGCGTCGGTGGTAATGCACAGATCGGTGCGATGAAGCACAAAACCGTTGCAGGTGGGTTGAAGTTAGCACTCGCACAGTTTCGTGAATTGGAAGCCTTTGCTCAGCTTGGTACCGAACTAGATAAAGCTACCCAGCAACAGTTGGATCGTGGCTATCGGATGGTGGAATTGCTGAAACAGCCGCAATTCAAACCAATGAATGTTATTGATCAGATCATGGTGATCTACGCAGGTAATACTGGTGGTTTGGATAACGTTCCACGGAAAGATGTTGCAGCCTGGGAAGATCAGTTCCTTCGCTTTATGAAAGAACAAAAGCCTGAAGTACGGGAACAGTTGGCGAAAGAAAAGAAGCTGAGTGACGAGTTGATTGCGAAATTGAATGAATCGATCAAAGCATTTCAGCCTCAGTTTCAGCCCACTGGTAAGTAA
- the atpE gene encoding ATP synthase F0 subunit C → MQPDKFRGERNPMKLAMYAVLSLFAMLFFVDPTFAQEAAAPMKVTGFGAGLGMGLAIIGAGIGIGMVGFSALGAIARQPEQAGNIRGAMILLAALVEGAALIAVVLCLVLALIAS, encoded by the coding sequence GTGCAACCAGATAAATTTAGAGGAGAGCGAAATCCAATGAAGCTCGCGATGTACGCTGTATTGTCTTTGTTTGCAATGTTGTTCTTTGTTGACCCCACGTTCGCTCAAGAAGCGGCTGCACCAATGAAAGTCACAGGCTTCGGTGCAGGTTTGGGTATGGGGCTTGCAATCATTGGTGCCGGTATTGGTATCGGCATGGTTGGATTTTCGGCACTCGGCGCAATTGCCCGTCAGCCGGAACAGGCCGGGAATATTCGTGGTGCAATGATTCTGCTTGCTGCACTGGTTGAAGGTGCAGCACTGATTGCTGTGGTTCTCTGTCTGGTATTGGCGCTGATCGCCAGCTAA
- a CDS encoding phospho-sugar mutase — protein MDYLAACADGFQHIDAADQLKTKALENLKNWLTLPDFEDYRPQIQWLVEQARWSDLLDSFYQVLPFGTGGRRGAVGIGPNRMNLWTKGASVQGHCEYLKQRFPTISDLKVVLAYDVRQFEDQRQKYNSALPNPVLHLSSRDFAQYAARIYAANGIHAFILPPESERYLATPELSFAIRYLQAHGGLNVSASHNPPDDNGGKFYDERGGQPVPPEDQMMSDLVDQVNQIRTMEWADAVQQKKIHYLDDQTHLSYIDLCRKQALINPPKEGEIRIVYTPLHGVGGMTTNEALAAAGFKTIPVEEQMKPDGQFPNVTKSPNPEVKESLDRAELVARKYHAFLAIATDPDADRLGGLASTTIKGDGDFRFISGNELCSLLTHYKLTQLQKQGRMPKSPVVVTTEVTTSMVGKIARDFSVQIVENLLVGFKFIANVIWHLESTGEYEDVEGTPADFVLGCEESHGLQTTAEVRDKDSGGAAVLMAEMALDQLRQGRTVVDYLDSLARKYGYYRNEVINIQLPGIEGRSNMTRMLETLRSAPPTTIAGLQVTKFEDLRDENGRMGPHQGQTDASGRNVLIFRLGDHAKVVLRPSGTEPKAKAYLEVCTDPWKAGIDEVTWNQLCHEADLLVQKLATEFLTTALETVGMKPAPGADRLNR, from the coding sequence ATGGATTATCTAGCTGCCTGTGCCGATGGATTCCAGCACATCGATGCCGCAGACCAATTGAAAACAAAAGCTCTGGAAAACCTGAAAAATTGGTTAACCCTACCAGATTTTGAAGATTACCGCCCACAGATTCAGTGGTTGGTAGAACAGGCACGGTGGAGTGATCTACTGGATTCGTTTTACCAAGTATTACCTTTTGGAACTGGTGGCAGACGTGGTGCCGTGGGGATCGGCCCAAATCGGATGAATCTGTGGACCAAAGGTGCATCGGTACAAGGCCATTGCGAGTATTTAAAACAACGTTTTCCAACAATATCTGATTTGAAGGTGGTTTTGGCTTACGATGTGAGGCAATTCGAAGATCAACGGCAAAAGTATAACTCCGCCCTGCCCAATCCAGTGCTGCACCTGTCCAGCAGAGATTTTGCACAATACGCAGCTCGAATTTACGCCGCGAATGGCATTCATGCATTCATTCTGCCGCCAGAGAGTGAACGCTATCTTGCCACACCTGAATTGTCTTTCGCAATCCGCTACCTGCAGGCACACGGTGGGTTGAATGTTTCTGCGTCCCACAATCCGCCCGATGATAATGGTGGGAAGTTCTACGATGAACGCGGCGGTCAACCTGTCCCGCCTGAAGACCAGATGATGAGCGATCTGGTTGATCAGGTGAACCAAATTCGGACAATGGAATGGGCAGACGCTGTCCAACAGAAAAAAATCCACTATCTCGATGACCAAACCCACCTTTCCTATATAGATTTGTGCCGCAAGCAGGCTCTCATCAATCCGCCAAAAGAAGGCGAAATACGGATTGTTTACACCCCGCTGCACGGCGTGGGGGGCATGACCACCAATGAGGCGCTAGCAGCCGCTGGATTTAAGACCATTCCAGTCGAAGAGCAGATGAAACCGGACGGACAATTCCCAAATGTCACCAAATCTCCAAACCCTGAGGTAAAAGAATCGTTGGATCGGGCAGAATTGGTCGCACGAAAATACCACGCCTTTTTGGCTATTGCCACTGATCCGGATGCTGATCGGCTGGGAGGGTTAGCCAGCACCACTATCAAAGGTGACGGCGATTTTCGTTTCATCAGTGGCAACGAACTTTGTTCATTGCTGACCCACTACAAACTGACCCAGCTTCAAAAACAGGGACGGATGCCAAAATCACCCGTAGTAGTGACAACGGAAGTCACTACTTCCATGGTGGGGAAAATTGCCCGCGATTTTTCTGTTCAGATCGTCGAAAACCTGTTGGTTGGCTTCAAATTTATTGCCAATGTCATCTGGCACCTGGAATCCACTGGTGAATATGAAGATGTGGAAGGGACGCCGGCAGATTTCGTACTGGGGTGCGAAGAAAGTCATGGTTTACAGACTACTGCGGAAGTTCGCGACAAAGACAGTGGGGGTGCCGCAGTGCTGATGGCAGAAATGGCACTTGATCAACTCCGTCAGGGGCGAACTGTCGTTGATTATCTCGATTCTCTGGCTCGAAAATACGGCTACTATCGTAACGAAGTAATTAATATCCAACTACCAGGTATCGAAGGCCGATCCAACATGACACGAATGCTGGAAACCTTGCGTTCGGCCCCACCAACCACTATTGCTGGGTTGCAAGTAACCAAATTTGAAGATTTACGCGACGAAAATGGTCGAATGGGCCCCCACCAGGGACAGACAGATGCCAGTGGGCGTAATGTGCTGATTTTCAGGCTGGGCGACCACGCAAAAGTAGTTCTTCGTCCCAGTGGAACAGAACCAAAAGCCAAAGCCTACCTGGAAGTGTGTACCGATCCCTGGAAAGCTGGAATCGATGAAGTTACCTGGAATCAGTTGTGCCACGAGGCGGACTTATTGGTGCAAAAACTGGCCACCGAATTTCTGACAACAGCACTGGAAACAGTGGGGATGAAACCTGCACCTGGTGCAGATCGATTGAACAGATGA
- the atpB gene encoding F0F1 ATP synthase subunit A translates to MTFQEFVKSFNPFREAADGNHWGFFESAKIEFHLPKFFEFTLFGQQFEVGLSKFMILQLIAAGIILALFVPACRRIAKGDVPKGRLTNAVEALLLFLRDQVAYPTIGEKDSKRFMPFLWSAFVFILVMNLLGMVPFMGSATASLAVTGVLALIAFFVIHVNGIKAAHGFGKYLHHFQVKIDRDDAMMKILAPIIEFLVFGLEVMGAFIRGIVLAVRLFANMLAGHTAMFVLLSFIPMIGVAVQAGQAHEGWFWVITPISVIAVTLLGMLELFVAFLQAFVFVFLTSTFLGAALHPEH, encoded by the coding sequence ATGACCTTCCAGGAATTTGTAAAATCGTTCAATCCGTTTCGAGAAGCGGCTGACGGCAACCACTGGGGGTTTTTTGAATCGGCAAAGATTGAATTCCATTTGCCCAAATTTTTTGAATTCACTCTTTTTGGCCAGCAGTTTGAAGTTGGTTTAAGCAAATTCATGATTCTCCAGCTCATTGCAGCGGGAATCATTCTTGCTCTGTTTGTGCCCGCCTGTCGCAGGATTGCGAAAGGCGATGTTCCAAAAGGGCGTTTGACGAATGCGGTTGAGGCTTTGCTTCTTTTTCTCCGGGATCAGGTTGCTTACCCAACGATCGGTGAAAAAGATTCAAAAAGATTTATGCCTTTTCTGTGGTCGGCATTCGTGTTTATTCTAGTGATGAATCTGCTTGGTATGGTGCCCTTCATGGGGTCAGCCACTGCAAGCCTCGCAGTGACTGGTGTGCTGGCGTTGATCGCATTTTTTGTGATCCATGTCAACGGTATCAAGGCTGCTCATGGTTTTGGAAAATATCTGCATCATTTTCAGGTCAAAATTGATCGTGACGATGCCATGATGAAGATCCTGGCGCCGATCATCGAGTTTTTGGTGTTCGGCTTGGAAGTCATGGGTGCATTCATTCGAGGTATCGTTCTTGCGGTGCGGCTCTTTGCGAATATGCTTGCCGGCCATACCGCAATGTTTGTATTGCTGTCCTTCATTCCAATGATTGGGGTTGCAGTACAGGCAGGTCAGGCCCACGAGGGGTGGTTCTGGGTGATCACACCAATCAGTGTCATCGCAGTGACATTATTGGGGATGCTTGAATTGTTTGTGGCCTTTTTGCAGGCATTTGTTTTTGTGTTTTTAACTTCAACGTTTCTCGGTGCTGCATTGCATCCGGAACATTGA
- a CDS encoding DUF1569 domain-containing protein: MQPRTLLRYETFTDLIVDLNKLSNGYTQTGNWDLAQCAGHLCQWMSFPMQGYPRVPWLLKKLVFPMMRSGYRKQYLGLIPIKKGGPTMKETVPPPGGDESGAVSELMVWIERLQHHTGPWYDSPVLGKLSREEVFQAQLTHCAHHLSFLVPKSE; the protein is encoded by the coding sequence ATGCAGCCTCGCACGCTTCTGCGGTATGAGACTTTCACAGACTTGATCGTTGACCTGAACAAGTTGTCCAATGGATACACTCAAACGGGTAACTGGGATTTAGCACAATGTGCAGGACATCTGTGCCAATGGATGTCCTTTCCAATGCAAGGTTATCCACGAGTACCATGGTTGTTAAAAAAATTGGTCTTTCCGATGATGCGAAGCGGATATCGGAAACAATATCTTGGGCTGATTCCTATCAAAAAGGGTGGCCCCACAATGAAAGAAACGGTTCCCCCGCCTGGAGGCGATGAGTCTGGAGCAGTTTCCGAATTAATGGTTTGGATCGAACGATTGCAGCACCACACCGGACCTTGGTATGATTCACCGGTGCTTGGTAAGCTCAGTCGAGAAGAAGTTTTTCAGGCTCAGTTGACCCACTGTGCCCATCACTTGAGTTTTCTTGTGCCGAAATCGGAGTAG
- a CDS encoding DNA adenine methylase — MHNLDFAYIDPPYNQHPYGSNYFMLNLIANYQRPETVSQVSGIPTNWRRSGYNVRARSAVLLSQLLQDLDARFILLSFNNEGFIPPDEMMDLLQQYGTVERYNIPYTAFRGSRSFRDRSVHVTEQLFLLEKK; from the coding sequence GTGCATAATCTTGATTTTGCCTACATTGATCCCCCGTATAACCAGCACCCGTATGGTTCCAATTACTTCATGCTGAATTTGATTGCCAATTATCAGCGTCCTGAAACTGTCAGCCAGGTTTCCGGGATCCCCACTAACTGGCGGCGATCCGGTTACAATGTGCGTGCCCGGTCCGCAGTACTGTTATCGCAATTGCTGCAAGACCTTGACGCTCGCTTTATCTTATTATCGTTTAACAACGAGGGTTTTATCCCACCTGATGAGATGATGGATCTGCTGCAACAATATGGCACCGTGGAGCGCTATAACATCCCCTACACCGCTTTCCGTGGGAGTCGCAGTTTTCGTGATCGCTCAGTTCATGTAACCGAACAGTTGTTTCTGCTCGAAAAAAAATAA
- the atpG gene encoding ATP synthase F1 subunit gamma, with translation MANLRQLVQRRKAVRNIRKITRTMELIAAARFKKALDRASEADAYTRKISEIAADLTSAGGDVTHPLLEIRPTINRGLLLVISSNRGLCGGYNSSILREATKTIREMNQQEIPFLLELAGKKSIAYFRYQQIPAQATYTNFDDKPAFAEVEPIADKFIELYTSGQVDRVQVAYTKFITATRQTAVVENLLPLASIVPSTVANNVSVASSVEYEYLPSATEILNAIVPVAFKQKLFKCFLDAAVSEQIARRVAMKAATENAAELIKEISQQYNRARQAKITKEISELIAGAEALK, from the coding sequence ATGGCGAATCTTCGACAACTTGTTCAGCGACGCAAAGCAGTACGGAATATCCGGAAGATTACCCGTACCATGGAATTGATTGCGGCAGCTCGATTCAAGAAAGCACTAGACCGTGCCTCGGAAGCAGATGCTTATACTCGTAAGATTTCAGAAATTGCTGCTGACCTGACTTCTGCTGGTGGAGATGTCACCCACCCTCTGTTGGAAATTCGCCCCACGATCAATCGGGGTTTGCTGCTGGTGATTTCATCGAACAGAGGATTGTGCGGCGGCTATAACTCCAGCATTCTTCGGGAAGCAACCAAAACAATTCGCGAAATGAACCAACAGGAAATTCCTTTTCTGCTGGAACTTGCTGGCAAGAAATCTATTGCCTATTTTCGCTATCAGCAGATACCTGCTCAGGCGACTTACACGAATTTTGATGATAAGCCCGCATTTGCAGAAGTCGAACCTATTGCAGATAAGTTCATTGAGCTTTACACCTCCGGTCAGGTAGATCGCGTTCAGGTGGCGTATACCAAGTTTATTACCGCAACACGCCAGACTGCTGTCGTCGAAAACCTTTTGCCGCTTGCATCCATCGTGCCATCAACTGTGGCAAACAATGTCAGTGTGGCCTCGAGCGTCGAGTATGAATATCTTCCAAGTGCTACTGAAATTCTCAATGCGATCGTGCCAGTAGCATTCAAGCAGAAGTTATTTAAATGCTTCCTGGATGCTGCTGTTAGTGAGCAAATTGCACGTCGTGTTGCTATGAAAGCAGCTACTGAAAATGCCGCGGAATTAATTAAGGAAATATCTCAACAATATAACCGCGCACGTCAGGCGAAGATTACGAAAGAAATTTCGGAACTGATTGCTGGTGCGGAGGCTTTGAAATAA
- a CDS encoding RNA polymerase sigma factor RpoD/SigA yields MDKPRRNQKVQTPVEIYLKEINETPLLTAELEKSLAAKIAQGDLAARDQMVRANLRLVVNIARGYTGKGLQLPDLIEEGNLGLLRAVEGFDPNMNTRFSTYASYWIKQSIKRALVNTGKTIRIPAYMVELLAKWRRATNQLADELGRAPTNDEVATFMGLPKKRLAIIKKAIKIYNLSPQGDQMESGWTIDDMVTDNRIKAPDVEMIESDDLKQVMHLLDKMDSREATVLRMRFGLDDEDPKTLKEIGESLGLTRERVRQIESEALAKLAEHLCPD; encoded by the coding sequence ATGGATAAACCCCGTCGAAACCAAAAGGTGCAGACACCTGTGGAAATTTACTTAAAGGAAATTAACGAAACCCCCTTACTCACCGCAGAATTGGAAAAATCACTTGCGGCGAAAATTGCACAGGGGGACTTAGCAGCACGCGACCAGATGGTACGTGCGAACCTAAGGCTTGTCGTTAATATTGCCAGAGGCTACACCGGTAAAGGGCTACAACTCCCTGATCTGATCGAAGAAGGCAATCTGGGCCTGCTGCGTGCCGTAGAAGGGTTTGACCCCAACATGAACACACGCTTCAGCACCTATGCCAGTTACTGGATAAAACAATCGATCAAAAGGGCATTGGTCAATACTGGGAAAACGATTCGGATTCCCGCATACATGGTGGAGTTGCTGGCAAAATGGCGGCGGGCAACAAACCAGTTGGCCGATGAACTGGGGCGAGCACCTACGAATGATGAGGTAGCCACCTTTATGGGGTTACCCAAGAAGCGGCTGGCGATCATTAAGAAAGCCATCAAGATCTATAATCTGTCTCCGCAGGGGGACCAGATGGAGTCTGGCTGGACAATTGACGATATGGTGACTGACAACCGCATCAAAGCACCCGATGTTGAAATGATTGAATCGGACGATTTGAAGCAAGTAATGCATCTCTTGGATAAGATGGATTCCCGCGAAGCCACGGTTTTGCGGATGCGTTTTGGCCTCGACGATGAAGATCCCAAAACTCTGAAGGAGATTGGCGAATCACTTGGTCTGACTCGCGAGCGGGTACGTCAAATTGAAAGTGAAGCACTTGCGAAACTCGCGGAACATCTTTGTCCAGATTGA
- a CDS encoding DNA adenine methylase yields MQAVFSGNGTGILDATAFPVSSYATLPDEESYYAHQLITYIGNKRSFIRPIHQMIEVVKARLGRKKLRAIDLFSGSGVVARLLKGHSNYLVVNDLEDYARVISQCYLANKSQLSHKRLRELLFQLNSVAESGSRLLDPETPPVGFIEELYAPKDEKNLTSDDRVFYTRQNARRLDLYRQGISHLTAECGEYAGYLPYVLAPLLSGASVHTNTAGVFKGFYKNRETKIGQFGGSGADALSRIMGKIMLQAPRSAPTPAMWKLCNRMRMKWRKSA; encoded by the coding sequence ATGCAGGCGGTTTTTTCCGGCAACGGCACAGGAATTCTCGATGCAACTGCTTTTCCAGTAAGTAGTTATGCCACATTGCCCGATGAAGAATCTTATTATGCCCACCAATTGATCACTTATATTGGGAATAAACGCAGCTTTATTCGGCCCATCCACCAGATGATCGAAGTGGTAAAAGCTCGCCTCGGGCGGAAAAAATTACGCGCTATTGACCTGTTCAGCGGATCCGGCGTGGTGGCTCGCTTACTGAAAGGGCACTCTAACTACCTAGTTGTTAACGATTTAGAGGATTATGCTCGAGTCATTTCTCAGTGCTATCTAGCCAACAAAAGCCAGTTATCTCATAAACGACTCCGGGAATTGCTTTTTCAATTGAACTCTGTGGCAGAAAGTGGAAGCCGGTTGCTTGATCCAGAAACCCCACCTGTGGGGTTCATTGAAGAGCTATATGCCCCAAAAGATGAAAAAAATCTCACATCTGATGACCGGGTATTTTACACCAGACAGAATGCACGGCGACTAGACCTCTACCGACAGGGGATTAGTCACCTCACAGCTGAATGTGGGGAATATGCAGGCTATTTGCCTTATGTGCTGGCCCCACTGCTCAGTGGTGCTTCGGTACACACCAACACAGCGGGCGTTTTCAAAGGGTTTTACAAGAATCGAGAAACCAAAATTGGGCAATTCGGTGGCAGTGGTGCCGATGCTCTCTCAAGAATCATGGGCAAAATTATGCTGCAAGCGCCACGTTCAGCTCCCACTCCTGCGATGTGGAAGTTATGCAACAGGATGCGAATGAAGTGGCGAAAAAGTGCATAA
- the atpH gene encoding ATP synthase F1 subunit delta — protein MSEVKKTSRKVSELGGVARRLGKIYAQALLDVASEQNQAEEVAAELRSLVVDVLNTSPDFEDSLASPVVKRKLKTPMLQQVFEGKTSPILFDFLNILNNHDRLNLIRAVEIGYRELLDEKAKRVHVVVKTATSLSADQLEHLKQSVGVATGREPMIVTLIDESLLGGMIVQVGDQLFDGSVRTRIENIRRSLLARSSYEVQVGRDRFSYSG, from the coding sequence ATGTCAGAAGTGAAGAAAACAAGTCGAAAAGTGAGCGAGCTAGGCGGTGTTGCACGCAGATTGGGCAAAATTTACGCACAAGCGCTGTTGGATGTAGCTTCGGAGCAAAATCAGGCAGAAGAAGTAGCAGCCGAACTGCGATCGCTTGTAGTTGATGTGTTGAACACGTCTCCTGACTTCGAAGATTCTCTGGCTTCGCCCGTAGTAAAACGGAAGTTGAAGACCCCGATGCTTCAACAGGTGTTTGAGGGAAAAACTTCCCCGATTTTGTTTGATTTTTTGAATATCCTGAACAACCACGACCGTTTGAATCTGATCCGCGCGGTTGAAATTGGTTATCGTGAGTTGCTGGACGAAAAGGCCAAGCGAGTTCACGTTGTTGTGAAAACAGCAACGTCCTTGTCTGCGGATCAGTTGGAACATTTAAAGCAAAGTGTTGGTGTGGCGACTGGTCGCGAACCAATGATTGTCACCCTGATTGATGAGTCACTTCTTGGTGGCATGATCGTTCAGGTTGGTGATCAATTGTTTGATGGCTCTGTACGCACCCGTATCGAAAATATTCGGAGAAGCCTCCTGGCGAGAAGCAGTTATGAAGTTCAAGTCGGACGAGATCGTTTCAGTTATTCGGGGTGA